Proteins co-encoded in one Arachis hypogaea cultivar Tifrunner chromosome 11, arahy.Tifrunner.gnm2.J5K5, whole genome shotgun sequence genomic window:
- the LOC112722140 gene encoding putative F-box protein At5g55150, with protein MASLSLSVPYAILPSIQQTQLIDDDDDPMTVDRSIFNLAEKKRYEWKNMLKDHVGAWCIGSSHGWIVFLDQNGVPLLLNPSSSTIINLPPLPLSFLHPLTYSYFAEHLRKTFIVKAILMCYSSPSRYIIAIIYGSNCKIAYCNSTTWVELSNDRQSYCDIVFSNNHLYALTQDGSIEVWNISGPIPTRLIFLTPIMEVNYEEEKPYFGDNFSINLYLVVSGEDILLVKRFIGNFVNDDGLVVEEGDLLSSEDTKPLICPYKTKYFTVYKLDIEDKKWKKMSYLHDKILFLGANESVSMDAKVCLGCEANSIYFTDDRWEEMNLDYMYGGHDWGVFNLQEKYVKSLIQCADRIDPPPIWVVPVP; from the coding sequence AtggcttctctttctctttcagtTCCCTATGCCATTCTTCCAAGTATTCAACAAACACAgcttattgatgatgatgatgatcctaTGACTGTTGACCGAAGCATCTTCAATTTAGCAGAGAAGAAGCGTTATGAGTGGAAGAACATGTTGAAGGATCATGTTGGAGCATGGTGTATTGGTTCTTCTCATGGTTGGATTGTGTTTCTTGATCAGAATGGAGTTCCACTTCTTCTAAATCCTTcttcttccactattattaacCTACCACCTCTTCCCCTTTCATTCTTGCACCCTCTCACATATTCTTACTTTGCTGAACACTTAAGGAAAACTTTCATAGTCAAAGCAATCTTGATGTGTTATTCCTCTCCTTCAAGATACATTATTGCTATCATATATGGTTCTAACTGTAAGATTGCTTACTGCAACTCTACAACTTGGGTTGAACTCTCTAATGATAGACAATCTTATTGTGATATTGTGTTCAGCAACAACCATCTTTATGCCTTGACACAAGATGGTTCTATTGAAGTTTGGAATATTTCTGGGCCAATTCCTACAAGATTGATTTTTCTGACACCAATTATGGAGGTGAATTATGAAGAGGAGAAACCATATTTTGGAGATAATTTCTCAATAAATTTGTATTTGGTGGTATCCGGGGAAGATATCCTGCTGGTAAAAAGGTTTATTGGAAATTTTGTTAATGATGATGGGTTGGTAGTAGAAGAAGGAGATCTTTTATCCTCTGAAGATACAAAACCATTGATTTGTCCTTATAAAACAAAGTATTTTACTGTTTATAAGCTTGATATTGAAGACAAGAAGTGGAAAAAGATGAGTTATTTACATGATAAAATTCTGTTCTTGGGTGCTAATGAATCTGTATCAATGGATGCTAAAGTTTGTTTGGGGTGTGAAGCAAATTCAATCTACTTCACAGATGATAGGTGGGAAGAGATGAATTTGGACTACATGTATGGTGGACATGATTGGGGTGTTTTTAATCTTCAAGAGAAATATGTTAAGAGCCTCATACAATGTGCAGATAGGATTGATCCTCCACCAATTTGGGTAGTTCCAGTTCCATAG